Genomic window (Rhodohalobacter sp. SW132):
ACACCGGTCTCCACTTTATTCACATTCTGGCCACCAGCACCACTGGCATGAAATCGCTGAAGCTCAACATCACTATCGTTGAGATTCACCTCAATAGTGTCATCAATGATTGGAGATACGAACACCGAGCAGAACGACGTATGCCGTCGGGCGTTGCTGTCAAACGGGGAGATTCGAACCAGACGATGCGTTCCGGTCTCCGATTTTAAAAAGCCGTAGGCATTTGCGCCTTTCACTTCAATTGTGGCACTTTTAATGCCAGCTACGTCTCCATCCTGGTATTCCACAACAGATACATTGTAATCGTGTTTTTCAGCCCAGCGATTGATCATTCTAAAGAGCATCTGGCCCCAGTCCTGGCTTTCCGTACCACCTGCGCCGGGATTAAATGTAACAATAGCATCCCGGTGATCATCATCACCACTAAGCATATTCTGCAGTTCGAGATCATCCAGCTTTTGAATAAATGTATCGACCTCCTGCTCAAGCTCCTCCTGCACATCTTCACCCTCTTCCTGGAACTGCTGGTACACCCTGATGCTCTCCCTGAGTTCATCAAGCTGATCCCAACTTTCAACGAGACTTTTTTGATGGTCAAGCTGACGCATAACGCCCTGGGCTTTTTCCGAATCATTCCAGAATTCAGGATCCTGTGTCTGTTCCTGAAGCTCTATAACCCTGACTTTTCGTTTATCGTAGTCAAAGATACCCCCTGAGCTGATCCACACGCCCAAATAGTTTTTCCAATTTATCTGCTTGAATGCTCATTTCTAAAATTCTATTAATTTGATAATTATTTTTTCCAGGTGAACTGCAAAATGGTAGTCTTTGAGAAATATCGTCCAAAAAACCACCCCTACAGCCAGTATCACCCCTTCTTACTAAACAAAACTGAGATTAATACGCCTGCAAGAATTCCGCTTGCAAAAGCAGTTCCAACACCTATCTCAGGATTTGCCCTCACATATCTCCGGGCAGTTCGAAATTCCCGTCGGATTTCATTTTTAATTTTATCTTTTTCAGAATCCAGGCTGCGTAAAATCTGTGTGTATTTATCTTCCATGTTCTTTTTCTCCTGTTTCAATGCATCTTTTAGCTCTTCTTCTGTTGATTTTGAGTCGTTCATGGCGATCGATACTTAGAATTAAAATTAATCGGATTCAGATCCGGTCTCAACCAGATCCTGGTCTTTATACTGCAGTTCGTACAACTTTCGGTAAATGCCATCCTCGGTTTGAATTAATTCATCATGGCTACCAGACTCCCTGATTTTACCTTTGTGCATCACCAGAATGCGATCCGCACCTTTAATCGTTGAAAGTCTGTGTGCTATTACAATTGAAGTTCGCCCTTTCATCATTCGTTCGCAAGCCCTTGAAACGAGATGTTCGGTTTC
Coding sequences:
- the prfB gene encoding peptide chain release factor 2 (programmed frameshift), with amino-acid sequence MSIQADKLEKLFGRVDQLRGYLDYDKRKVRVIELQEQTQDPEFWNDSEKAQGVMRQLDHQKSLVESWDQLDELRESIRVYQQFQEEGEDVQEELEQEVDTFIQKLDDLELQNMLSGDDDHRDAIVTFNPGAGGTESQDWGQMLFRMINRWAEKHDYNVSVVEYQDGDVAGIKSATIEVKGANAYGFLKSETGTHRLVRISPFDSNARRHTSFCSVFVSPIIDDTIEVNLNDSDVELQRFHASGAGGQNVNKVETGVRLIWTGKLSDGSEERVVAECQQERSQLQNREKAMVLLKSRVYELEKNIKEREKQKLEDSKSSNEWGSQIRSYVFHPYNMVKDHRTDHETGDVDSVMDGDLDPFMKAYLMSRVAEQTV